In Desulfobaccales bacterium, one DNA window encodes the following:
- a CDS encoding HEPN domain-containing protein, whose product MVTRARDWLHQALRGLEQARDSRQAGRHEWACFAAQQAAEKAVRAVHLRHGQEAWGQVVARLLQELPEAVPVPADLIDRAKVLDNFYIPTRYPNSHPSGAPFEHYGPLQSELALTYAREIIEFVRLQMA is encoded by the coding sequence ATGGTCACCCGCGCCCGTGACTGGTTGCATCAGGCTCTCCGGGGTCTGGAGCAGGCCCGGGACTCCCGGCAGGCCGGCCGCCATGAATGGGCCTGCTTTGCCGCCCAGCAGGCGGCGGAGAAGGCGGTGAGGGCCGTACACCTGCGCCACGGCCAGGAAGCCTGGGGACAGGTGGTGGCGAGATTGCTGCAGGAGCTGCCTGAAGCCGTGCCCGTCCCGGCTGATTTGATTGACCGGGCCAAGGTGCTGGACAACTTTTATATTCCGACGCGCTATCCCAACAGCCACCCCTCCGGCGCACCCTTTGAACACTACGGACCGCTGCAAAGCGAGTTGGCCCTCACTTATGCCCGTGAGATCATTGAGTTCGTCCGTCTTCAGATGGCATGA
- a CDS encoding nucleotidyltransferase domain-containing protein codes for MSSSVFRWHDAQTVKAALCRWATQVARARPEVLRIGYFGSYARGDWGVGSDLDVVIIVTQADKPFHMRAGDWDTRDLPVPADILVYTREEWDRLQERPFPPRFVQEIVWLDHEGESMAGNEAE; via the coding sequence TTGAGTTCGTCCGTCTTCAGATGGCATGACGCCCAGACGGTCAAGGCCGCGCTGTGCCGCTGGGCCACCCAGGTGGCACGCGCTCGGCCGGAGGTTCTCCGGATCGGTTACTTCGGCTCCTATGCCCGGGGCGACTGGGGAGTGGGCAGCGACCTGGATGTGGTCATCATCGTGACGCAGGCGGACAAGCCCTTTCATATGAGGGCCGGCGACTGGGATACCCGGGATCTTCCCGTCCCCGCCGACATTCTGGTTTATACCCGGGAGGAGTGGGACAGGCTACAGGAGCGCCCCTTCCCTCCCAGGTTTGTGCAGGAGATCGTCTGGCTTGACCACGAAGGGGAAAGCATGGCTGGAAATGAGGCAGAATGA